The sequence GTCGCTGCCGGAGGACGGCCGGCCCTCGTCGCGCGGCAACTCCGGCGGTCTCACCGGCGTGTCCTTCGAGGTGCTCGACCCGCCGGGCCCCGCCATGCGCGTGCGCATCCGCCGCAGCCGCGCCATCGCCGGATGGCCGGTGCCCACCTTCTACGAGGACTACTTCGAGCCCGGCGCCGCCGCGGCTGCGGACCTCAACGGCGACGGCAGGCAGGAGTACTACGCCGCCGCGCGTCACGGGCGGATCCTGGGCTACACCCGCTTCGGGCGCCCGGTGCCCGACGTGGAGGGCAACTTCCCGCTGGCCGACCGGCCCTTCGAGTTCGAGCCGGAGCTGCTCACCATGCCGGGCTGGGGCCCGAACGGCCGCGACGCCATCGTGGGTGAGTGGCGCGACTCCAGCATCGCCGGAACGCCGCGCAGCCTTGCGGCCTACGACATCAACGGCCCGATGGAGAACTTCCCCGCGGGACCGGTGGGGCTTACCACGCCGCCGGTGCGCTACGGGGACAAGGTGCTGGCGGGTGGCGCGGACGGGAACGTGTGGATGTTCGAGAAGACCGGGACTGCGACGCCCATCGGCTCCGCGATCGACGCCAGCAATGGCGGCCGTGCGATCCAGGGGCGCCTGCTGGTTGGCAAGTACGGCCCGGGCGGCACGGACGCGGTGATCGCGGCCAACTCCTCGGGCGGATACACCGCGGGTTTCCGCGTGCTCAGCCTCGCCGGGCTGGGGAGTGGCACGCCACCGGCCTCCCCCGCCGCGTCGCAGACTCCGCCAACCCCGCCGCCGCTGCCGCCACTGCCCGAAGGCAGTCGTTTCCACCGCCCGGTGCTCCTCGGCGCGTACGCGGACACCTCCGCGACAGCGGAGCCCGTGGTGATCGTTGTGGACTCCACGGGCTGGATCGGCGCGTTCCGGTTGAGCGCGAACCCCCCAGGCGGTTGGAATTGGAACTGTAGTGTCGCTGACTGCCCGTGGGTTTCCGCCTACAACCTCCTCCCCGGCTTCCCCTGCCGGCTCCCCAGCCCCCCCGCGGGCATCGCCACGCTGGGCGACATCTCCGGCGACGGCCGGCCGTGCGTCCTGGTGCAGTGCCAGGACGGGAAGCTCTACGCCGTGGGCATGGACGGACGGCCGCTGCCGGGCTTCCCCGCGCGGCTGCCCGAGGGCCGGGCGCCGGTGCCGGGATCGGCGGCGCTGCAGTACCGCACGCTCGCCGGCGAGCCGCGCATCCTGGTCGCCACCACCTCGGGTGACCTGGTGGGCGTAAACCCCGCCGGCAAGGTGGTGCAGGGCTTCCCTCGCGCGGTCGCCGGTGACTGGGGCACGGGCTGCTTCTTCGTGCCCGGGGAGCGCGGCAACACCTGGCTGCTGGCGATTGGCGGCGGCGGCGGTTGGAGCCTGGACAGCCTGCCGGGCGTGCCGCGCGGCAACTGGGTCAGCGGCGGCCCCGGCGTGGACGAGGCGCGCACCGGCTTCCTGCCCCGCACGCGCATGGGCCCGCCCCGGCCGGTCTCGCAGTACGCCGACCTCGGGAACTTCCGGGCCTATCCCAACCCGCTGCGCATCGCGCAGCAGAACGAGCTACGCGTGAGTTTCGAGCTGACGCGCTCCGCCCCGGTGCGCGTGCGCCTGTTCGACCTCAAGGGCAGGATCGTCTCCCAGGCGTGGTGGCAGGGCCACCCGGCCGTCAACGTGGTGGCGCTGCCCGCATCGCAAGTGGGCTCGGGGCTGTACCACGTGGAAGTCACCGTCGAGGGGACGGCCCTGCGGATGGTGACCCCCGTCGCCGTGGTGCGTTAGCCGAGACCGGTGCGCTGAATGTGAAGCTGCGCTTCCTGGAGTCCGAGACCGGCCGGCGCGTGCGTCGCGCGCTGGCGGACACGCCCGACATGATGCTGGTGGGCGGGGCGGTCCGCGACGCGCTCCTGGACGTGGATCCGGTCAACCTGGACCTGTGGGCGCACGACCCCGCCGCGGCGCGCGCCGCACTGGGCATGGAGTTCGGCGCCCCGCACGCCGGCGCCACGCGCTGGGACGCCTTCCGCTGGGACCACCTTCCCCTGCCGCTGCGCCTCGACTCCGGCTCCCGCGACCTTGAAGCCAACCTCCGCTCCCGCGACTTCACCGTGAACGCCATGGCGCTGCCGCTGCGCGGCGCCGCGGAAGTGCGGCTGGTGGACCCGCTGCACGGCGCGCTGGATGTCGCCGACCGTCGCCTCCGCCCCGTCGTCTCCAACTCCTGCGAGGTGGACCCCACCCGCTGGCTGCGCGCCGGCCGCCTGGCCGCCACGCGAAATCTCAGGACCGACATCTCGCTGAAGATGGCCGCAGAGCGGGCGCGCGCCCGCCAGCCGCTGCTCCACGGCGTCTCGACGCTGGTGCGGCGCTCGGAGTTGCTGGCGGCGCTTTCCTGCCCGCACCGCGCCGAGGGTCTGCGCTGGATGCACGAGGTGGGGCTGCTGGGAGAACTGGTGGCCCCGTGGGCGGAGCTGGCGGCCCGGCGCGACCCGGACCTCGGGGGACGCGCGCCCGACGAGTTCTCGATCGCCTGCGTGGACGCGCTGCACCACGAGCGGTGGGCGGCGGTGCTGGAGCCCGCGCTGCTGCAGGCCATCTGCCGCCGCCTGGACGAACCGGTGGCCGCGGGGCTGGGAGGCTGGACGCTCACCGCGCTGGCGCTGTGGCTGCGCCGCCTGGCGCCCGTGGCCGACGTGGCGGCCGACCTGGGCACGCTGGCGCTTCACGGGCTGGGGTTTCCGTTCGAGGAGCTGCGGGCGGTGAGCCGGCTGGTGCTGGCCCGCAACTGGCTGGATCAGCCTGGACCGCTGGGCCCCGGCGGCCTGGAGGCGCACGCCGCGGTGGCCGACCTGTGCGTCCGCGAGGCGCTTCACGGAGTGGATTCCCCGCAGCTGCGGGAGGCGGGGGAATGCGCCTGTCGTGAGCTGCCCGCCTACCTGCCGCCCGCGGCGTGAGCGCCGGTCCTCAGGGGACCACCACCAGCCGCCGGGCCGAGCTTCCGCCCTCCCATCCCAATCGCACCCAGTAGATACCCGCGGCCAGCCTCGCCGTGCCGGGCTCCGACGCGTCCAACCGCACCCGGTGCAGCCCCGCGGGCAGCAGCCCGCCGAACAGGCGGCGCACCTCCCGGCCCGTCACGTCGTGCAGCGTGACCCGGATCTCGCCCCCGGACGCCAGCCGGAATGCCAGCAACGCCTCCCGGCGCGCGGGGCTTGGACCCAGGCCCAGGATCGCGGTCTGCCCCGGGGCGGACGGCGTGGCGTCCACCGGCACCGGCAGCGGGATCCACAGAATGCTGGTGAGCCCCTCGACCGTACGCTGTGGCGGCGAGGCGCTCCGGAACGTGGAGTCCCGCCCGCTGCTGTAGGCGTCGTGCCACGTGATCGCGAACTCGTCCACCGTGCCGCTGGTGTTCAGGAACCCGCCCTCGGTCACGCCCAGGAACCAGGGATGCGTGCTCCCCGGGGGCAGGAACGCGGCCGCGCCATCCGACGGCAGGATGTCCTGGTGGAAGATCCAGCTGCGAGTGCCCAGGTAGGAAATCCCCGGGCGGGTGATCATGCTGTCGGCGTCGCCGGTGCCTCCGAGCGCGCGCCACCAGTCGGGTGCGGCCGGATTGCCGCCCGTTCCGTAGCGGACCGAGAGGTCCTGGTCCGCGAAGTCGTGGGTGTAGCGGATGCGCAGCGTCGCCACCGGGTCCGCGGCCGGCATCCGTGCGCGGAGCACCGGCGAGAGGTGCTCCCCGCCCAGCGCGTCAACCCAGGCCAGCCGGTAGAACCAGGTCGCACCGGCCACCACGCCGGTGTCGTTCCATGCGTAGCCGGTCCGATTGTCGGAGAGGAGGTGCACCGAGTCGCCGGGAGCCGCGGGCACCCCCACGGAGGGCAGCATCACCGCGTTCCGCCGCACGAACGCCGACGCCGAGTCGGTGGAGCGGTACACGTGGAAGCCCGCCACCCCCACCTCGCGCTGCGTGAACCAGCGGAGCAGAATCGAGTGGCAGCCGCCGCGCGGCAGGGCCCGGAGCTGGACCAGCTGGGTCTGTCCCGGCGACGCCGCCTCCAGCACCGCGGCGTACGCGTCCAGCTCGCCGTGGCCCCACGCCCGGCTCCAGCCGGGGTCCGGGTGCCCCGGGCCGGCGAATGGATCGCCCGGAACTCCCTTGTGCTCCGAGCTGAAGCGCAGGATCTCCATCGCGCGCGCGGCGCGCAGCGCGGGATTGGCCTGCAGCATCAGCGCCAGTGCGCCGGCCACGTGCGGCGCCGCCATGCTGGTGCCGTTCATCTGCACGTAGCGCGTGCCGTCGGTGGCGGGGTTCCCGTCGGCGGACAGGATCCCGCTGCCCGGGGCCGTCACCAGGGGCTTCAGCTCGTCCCGATGGTCCGTGTCGGCGTCGTCCGGGCGGGGGCCCTGGTTCGAGTACAGCGTGTCCACCTGGTCGTCGTCGCGGCGCGTGGTGTTCCGGTCGTTCAGCGCGGCCACCGCGACGGCGCTGTCGGCGGACGCCGGGGAGGGCACGAACCCGGCGCGGTGGTCGTTGCCCATCGCAACCACCGAGAGGATGCCCCACTGGGCGGCGGTATTCAGGGCCTGCGCGTCCACGTCGTTGCCGTCCGAGTTGTCCGGGCCGGCCAGGCTCAGGTTCATGACCTGCACCCCCCGCCACTCGGGGTGCGCGAGACCCAGCCACAGCGTGTCGCGCTTGGTGATCAGCCAGTCCACCGCGTCGAGGACCCCGAAGCCCACGCCGGCGTCGGTGAGGACCTTGCAGTCCACGAAGCGCGCGCCCGGCGCCATGCCCTGGCACACGTGCGCCGGCCCGCCGGTGCCCAGGGCGATCCCGGCGACGTGCGTGCCGTGGAAACCGGCGCCGTGGTCCTGTGGATTCACGTCGGGAACATCGAGCGTGGAATCTCCCAGCGAGAAGTCCCCGCCCCCGAGGCACCGTCCACGGAGGGACTCGTGCCCCGGATAGCCGGGGTTCACGACGTCGGC is a genomic window of Candidatus Eisenbacteria bacterium containing:
- a CDS encoding CCA tRNA nucleotidyltransferase; this encodes MKLRFLESETGRRVRRALADTPDMMLVGGAVRDALLDVDPVNLDLWAHDPAAARAALGMEFGAPHAGATRWDAFRWDHLPLPLRLDSGSRDLEANLRSRDFTVNAMALPLRGAAEVRLVDPLHGALDVADRRLRPVVSNSCEVDPTRWLRAGRLAATRNLRTDISLKMAAERARARQPLLHGVSTLVRRSELLAALSCPHRAEGLRWMHEVGLLGELVAPWAELAARRDPDLGGRAPDEFSIACVDALHHERWAAVLEPALLQAICRRLDEPVAAGLGGWTLTALALWLRRLAPVADVAADLGTLALHGLGFPFEELRAVSRLVLARNWLDQPGPLGPGGLEAHAAVADLCVREALHGVDSPQLREAGECACRELPAYLPPAA
- a CDS encoding S8 family serine peptidase, with protein sequence MTPLRLRPAATFILAAGIALCGLFAAGAPSRAKGLGPVGSPWVWDDDGNGIDDRFAAVDTGGLAAAYTANDPTHGRLRFQVGVVGGLTTFGAYVRYTGHPGAVDVAAVNATGARVTHTYRWFDCLRIAATYPQIAAVRALPGVWRVETIQALYPSLDVSARGARARDTDDGTLFPSVWKDLGLDGHGVVVAFLDTGINDTADVVNPGYPGHESLRGRCLGGGDFSLGDSTLDVPDVNPQDHGAGFHGTHVAGIALGTGGPAHVCQGMAPGARFVDCKVLTDAGVGFGVLDAVDWLITKRDTLWLGLAHPEWRGVQVMNLSLAGPDNSDGNDVDAQALNTAAQWGILSVVAMGNDHRAGFVPSPASADSAVAVAALNDRNTTRRDDDQVDTLYSNQGPRPDDADTDHRDELKPLVTAPGSGILSADGNPATDGTRYVQMNGTSMAAPHVAGALALMLQANPALRAARAMEILRFSSEHKGVPGDPFAGPGHPDPGWSRAWGHGELDAYAAVLEAASPGQTQLVQLRALPRGGCHSILLRWFTQREVGVAGFHVYRSTDSASAFVRRNAVMLPSVGVPAAPGDSVHLLSDNRTGYAWNDTGVVAGATWFYRLAWVDALGGEHLSPVLRARMPAADPVATLRIRYTHDFADQDLSVRYGTGGNPAAPDWWRALGGTGDADSMITRPGISYLGTRSWIFHQDILPSDGAAAFLPPGSTHPWFLGVTEGGFLNTSGTVDEFAITWHDAYSSGRDSTFRSASPPQRTVEGLTSILWIPLPVPVDATPSAPGQTAILGLGPSPARREALLAFRLASGGEIRVTLHDVTGREVRRLFGGLLPAGLHRVRLDASEPGTARLAAGIYWVRLGWEGGSSARRLVVVP